From Luteococcus japonicus, one genomic window encodes:
- a CDS encoding carbohydrate ABC transporter permease: MSTATTTAPDLTGTPARRSRRGNLAPLAGRILVLLVALFLTLGPVVWTLWVAFTPTDEAGRRTLSFAAFSDAFAKVNMMRLFWNSILVTALCAVGQMFTAALAGYAFARLRFRGRNALFAVILATMMVPMQVTIVPVFMLIRGMGLSDTLLALILPAIPTAFGTFLMRQYFLGIPDSLAEAAQIDGATPWQVFWKVYLPLSTPGLAIVGILAFNAIWNEFFRPLIMTISSENFTLPLGLVSLQGQLGTGSMSTVLAGVVLSMIPALVVFVFGQRPLREGLTAGSVK, from the coding sequence ATGTCCACTGCAACAACCACTGCCCCTGACCTGACGGGGACCCCTGCTCGGCGCTCGCGACGCGGCAACCTTGCCCCGCTGGCTGGACGGATCCTCGTCCTGTTGGTGGCCCTCTTCCTGACGCTTGGTCCCGTCGTGTGGACCCTGTGGGTGGCCTTCACCCCCACCGACGAGGCCGGCCGTCGCACCCTCAGCTTCGCGGCCTTCAGCGACGCCTTCGCCAAGGTGAACATGATGCGCCTGTTCTGGAACTCGATCCTGGTCACGGCCCTGTGCGCCGTCGGCCAGATGTTCACCGCGGCACTGGCCGGCTATGCCTTTGCACGGCTGCGCTTTCGTGGCCGCAACGCCCTGTTCGCCGTGATCCTGGCGACGATGATGGTGCCGATGCAGGTCACCATCGTCCCGGTCTTCATGCTGATCCGGGGTATGGGGCTGTCGGACACGCTGCTCGCCCTGATCCTGCCTGCCATCCCCACGGCCTTCGGCACCTTCCTGATGCGCCAGTACTTCCTGGGCATCCCGGACAGCCTGGCCGAGGCCGCGCAGATCGACGGTGCCACCCCGTGGCAGGTCTTCTGGAAGGTCTACCTGCCGCTCAGCACGCCCGGCCTGGCGATCGTCGGCATCCTGGCCTTCAACGCCATCTGGAATGAGTTCTTCCGGCCGCTGATCATGACGATCAGCTCCGAGAACTTCACCCTGCCGCTGGGCCTGGTGAGCCTGCAGGGTCAGTTGGGCACCGGAAGCATGAGCACCGTGTTGGCCGGCGTCGTCCTGTCCATGATTCCCGCCCTTGTCGTCTTCGTCTTCGGGCAGCGACCGCTGCGCGAAGGCCTCACCGCAGGAAGTGTGAAGTGA
- a CDS encoding carbohydrate ABC transporter permease, with product MMGVPVNPAAAAETPVPSIPAAPGRRGEGKLAALLLAPTVIGITLFTLVPIIGSIVLAFFDWDIISTPKFVGVKNFQTLASSPTIRVSFLNTFGFVLIAVTLQIAVAMTLAVLVQSKMPGWLRSFFRSVFFFPLILSAASVSLIMSYLFNEDFGTINKLLGLLGMSPVHWLTSTTGAMVVTVLVYVWQNFGFTFLLFIGGLASIPQDIYEASDIDGASPMKRFWQITMPLVSPTMLVATVMAIISALQIFDQPYVLTKGGPGDSTRTAVMVIYQSAFQELQFGLAAAIGLVLMLIIMLVTWLQFRLSKRFVFYM from the coding sequence ATGATGGGCGTCCCCGTGAATCCCGCCGCTGCGGCCGAGACCCCCGTTCCCAGCATCCCCGCGGCCCCGGGGCGCCGTGGCGAGGGCAAGCTGGCCGCCCTGCTGCTGGCCCCCACGGTCATCGGCATCACCCTGTTCACCCTGGTGCCCATCATCGGATCCATCGTGCTGGCCTTCTTCGACTGGGACATCATCTCCACACCGAAGTTCGTCGGCGTCAAGAACTTCCAGACCCTGGCCAGCTCGCCCACCATCCGGGTCAGCTTCCTCAACACCTTCGGCTTCGTGCTCATCGCCGTCACGCTGCAGATCGCCGTCGCCATGACGCTGGCCGTCCTGGTGCAGTCCAAGATGCCGGGCTGGCTGCGCTCCTTCTTCCGCTCTGTCTTCTTCTTCCCGTTGATCCTCTCGGCCGCCTCGGTCTCGTTGATCATGAGCTACCTGTTCAACGAGGACTTCGGCACCATCAACAAGCTGCTCGGGCTGTTGGGGATGAGCCCGGTCCACTGGCTCACCAGCACCACGGGCGCCATGGTGGTCACCGTCCTGGTCTACGTGTGGCAGAACTTCGGCTTCACCTTCCTGCTCTTCATCGGTGGTCTGGCATCCATCCCGCAGGACATCTACGAAGCCAGCGACATCGACGGAGCCTCGCCCATGAAGCGCTTCTGGCAGATCACGATGCCCTTGGTCAGTCCCACCATGCTGGTTGCCACCGTGATGGCCATCATCTCCGCGCTGCAGATCTTCGACCAGCCCTATGTGCTCACCAAGGGCGGCCCCGGGGACTCCACCCGCACCGCCGTCATGGTGATCTACCAGTCGGCCTTCCAAGAACTGCAGTTCGGCCTCGCTGCCGCCATCGGCCTGGTGCTGATGCTGATCATCATGTTGGTCACCTGGCTGCAGTTCCGCCTGTCCAAGCGTTTCGTCTTCTACATGTGA
- a CDS encoding ABC transporter substrate-binding protein, producing the protein MTDITRRAVLGAAGLGAAGTALSWKRLTGLDIPGRGADQLNIAINGTAQDAAANQGLIDAFSALHPDIKVRIVPIQGADWSDFFAKILTLVAAGTPPDVVMVATEGTQLFAERLAHPLDEFVMRDKEEMREFFEDVHPSLIEAFMYQGNLFQLPLSWNAANMYFSSKAMERAGLDYPREDWTWGDFQGHLRQMRKASTGTFRPFFWTNRLWGGVVPWLYSNDTSFLKPSRYAGGEWLWQQFYPGEKGRSGGYRWAEPNADDPKVLESFEFLQELVAENLGSSPVQGGGNELVSRFGSGVIGMTPSGGYWVHGLNQAGMKRDDYDVAFFPKRRTQQHQFGTAGYAIMRASKRKDAAWEWLKFCVSNQGMGIAQKNPDSNSARRSHNTKLYKDTGPAHWKVFYETLDRYPTTAPVPAPPQEAAVETALIKNVLGAVTGSRSNVKRALATLQRDLELAMKES; encoded by the coding sequence ATGACTGACATCACACGCCGGGCAGTGCTCGGTGCAGCCGGCTTGGGCGCGGCCGGGACCGCCCTGTCCTGGAAGAGGCTCACCGGCCTCGACATCCCCGGCCGCGGCGCCGACCAGCTGAACATCGCCATCAACGGAACGGCGCAGGACGCCGCGGCCAACCAGGGCCTGATCGACGCCTTCAGTGCCCTCCACCCTGACATCAAGGTCCGCATCGTGCCCATCCAGGGCGCGGACTGGAGCGACTTCTTCGCCAAGATCCTCACCCTGGTGGCGGCCGGGACACCGCCCGACGTGGTGATGGTTGCCACGGAGGGGACCCAGCTCTTCGCGGAACGACTCGCCCACCCACTCGACGAGTTCGTGATGCGGGACAAGGAGGAGATGCGCGAGTTCTTCGAGGACGTGCACCCCTCGCTGATCGAGGCCTTCATGTACCAGGGAAACCTCTTTCAGCTGCCGTTGAGCTGGAATGCCGCCAACATGTACTTCTCGTCCAAGGCCATGGAGCGGGCCGGGCTGGACTATCCCCGCGAGGACTGGACCTGGGGCGACTTCCAGGGACACCTGCGCCAGATGCGCAAGGCGTCGACGGGAACCTTCCGGCCCTTCTTCTGGACCAATCGCCTGTGGGGTGGCGTGGTGCCGTGGCTCTACAGCAATGACACCTCCTTCCTGAAGCCGAGCCGCTACGCCGGAGGCGAATGGCTTTGGCAGCAGTTCTACCCGGGGGAGAAGGGGCGCAGCGGTGGCTACCGCTGGGCCGAACCCAATGCCGACGACCCCAAGGTGCTGGAGTCCTTCGAATTCCTGCAGGAGCTGGTGGCAGAGAACCTCGGGTCCTCGCCGGTGCAGGGTGGTGGCAATGAACTGGTCAGCCGCTTCGGTTCCGGCGTGATTGGGATGACCCCGTCGGGTGGCTACTGGGTACACGGGCTCAACCAAGCGGGCATGAAGCGCGACGACTATGACGTCGCCTTCTTCCCCAAGCGCCGCACCCAGCAGCACCAGTTCGGCACCGCCGGGTACGCGATCATGCGTGCCTCCAAGCGCAAGGACGCCGCCTGGGAGTGGCTGAAGTTCTGCGTCAGCAACCAAGGGATGGGCATCGCGCAAAAGAATCCCGACTCGAACAGCGCCCGCCGCTCGCACAACACCAAGCTCTACAAGGACACGGGCCCCGCCCACTGGAAGGTCTTCTACGAGACCCTCGACAGGTACCCGACGACGGCACCGGTGCCCGCCCCGCCGCAGGAGGCCGCAGTGGAGACCGCCCTGATCAAGAACGTGCTGGGCGCCGTCACCGGCTCCCGGTCCAATGTGAAGCGTGCGCTGGCGACGCTCCAGCGTGACCTCGAACTCGCCATGAAGGAGTCATGA
- a CDS encoding glycosyltransferase — MKGDPAGVRGRIAHLSTVHQSWDNRILNKECRALSEAGFEVHLVVSAEQDRVTHGVQVHAIRRRGRFARLLVSQAEAWRALDRIRPQLLHFHDPELIPMALAYGRRRRIPVVYDAHEDLVKQIETKPYLRGVAKYLARAAAGRLVQMADRRCDAVVTVIDEIADTFVAQRDGDERPVVVVKNLPWAADFPAREWAAGDRTVVYTGDISVERGLERMLDAVEVADARLVTAGRCLVDESRLTSSPRVEHRGLVPPAELPGIIGEGQVGLVLLSRLPNYEHSLPTKVFEYMACGVPFLASDFAYWRDLFGGLDAGVFVDPDDRGAIARALGELLDDPERCAVLGGNGRRAVEDGFGFEAESVKLVALVERLLTA; from the coding sequence GTGAAGGGGGATCCGGCTGGGGTGCGCGGGAGGATTGCCCACCTGAGCACCGTCCACCAGTCCTGGGACAACCGCATCCTGAACAAGGAATGCCGAGCCCTGTCCGAGGCGGGTTTCGAGGTCCATCTGGTGGTCTCGGCAGAGCAGGACCGCGTCACCCACGGGGTGCAGGTGCACGCCATCAGGCGGCGTGGCCGCTTCGCCAGGCTGCTGGTTTCCCAGGCCGAGGCATGGCGGGCGCTGGACCGCATCCGGCCGCAGTTGCTGCACTTCCATGATCCGGAGCTGATCCCGATGGCCCTTGCCTATGGCCGTCGGCGCCGGATCCCCGTCGTCTACGACGCCCACGAGGACCTGGTCAAGCAGATCGAGACCAAGCCCTACCTGCGTGGTGTCGCCAAGTACCTGGCGAGGGCGGCCGCGGGGCGGCTGGTGCAGATGGCGGACCGGCGCTGTGACGCCGTGGTGACGGTGATCGACGAGATCGCCGACACCTTCGTCGCGCAGCGCGACGGGGACGAACGGCCCGTCGTGGTGGTCAAGAACCTGCCTTGGGCGGCGGACTTCCCTGCCCGTGAATGGGCGGCGGGGGACCGCACCGTCGTCTACACGGGTGACATCAGCGTCGAACGCGGCCTGGAGCGGATGCTGGATGCCGTCGAGGTGGCCGACGCGCGGCTCGTGACGGCAGGGCGCTGTTTGGTGGACGAGTCACGCCTGACCTCCAGCCCCAGGGTGGAGCACCGGGGTCTGGTGCCACCCGCGGAGCTGCCCGGGATCATCGGTGAGGGACAGGTGGGTCTGGTCCTGCTCAGCCGCCTGCCGAACTACGAGCACTCCCTGCCCACCAAGGTCTTCGAGTACATGGCCTGTGGGGTTCCCTTCCTGGCCAGTGACTTCGCCTACTGGCGTGACCTCTTCGGTGGCCTCGACGCGGGGGTCTTCGTGGACCCGGACGACCGGGGCGCCATCGCCCGCGCCCTGGGCGAGCTGCTGGATGACCCCGAGCGGTGTGCGGTCCTCGGCGGCAACGGGCGCAGGGCGGTGGAGGACGGCTTCGGTTTCGAGGCGGAGTCCGTCAAGCTCGTCGCGCTGGTGGAGCGCCTGCTCACCGCCTGA
- the wecB gene encoding non-hydrolyzing UDP-N-acetylglucosamine 2-epimerase, with protein sequence MRVVSIVGARPQFVKLAPVAKALAAAGIDHKIVHTGQHYDVNMSDAFFVDLGIPNPDVHLGVGSGTHGAQTGSMLAQMDAAFAELEPDWVLVYGDTNSTIAGTLAAVKMHIPTAHLEAGLRSFNRRMPEEHNRVMTDHAADICLAPTEVAVQHLTEEGLKERAVLVGDVMVDVCFQVRDAVKDRPVAIEGINDGDEFILATIHRADNTDDPARLKTILESLASLPVKTILPVHPRLRAKAAEFGLDIQAGNLVAVDPLAYPDMVNAVVKSVGVVTDSGGLQKEAYLLGAPCTTLRTETEWVETLEGGWNILDPDLTRVATTAVRPRPTSDRGTPYGTGHAAEEVAKALQAYRVDAAGNLVGPTA encoded by the coding sequence ATGCGCGTCGTCAGCATCGTCGGAGCCCGTCCCCAGTTCGTGAAGCTGGCCCCCGTCGCGAAGGCACTCGCGGCCGCCGGGATCGACCACAAGATCGTGCACACCGGACAGCACTACGACGTGAACATGTCCGACGCCTTCTTCGTCGACCTCGGCATTCCGAACCCCGACGTGCACCTCGGGGTGGGTTCCGGCACGCATGGCGCGCAGACCGGTTCCATGCTGGCCCAGATGGATGCAGCCTTCGCCGAGCTCGAGCCCGACTGGGTGCTGGTCTACGGCGACACCAACTCCACCATCGCCGGAACCCTGGCCGCGGTGAAGATGCACATCCCCACCGCCCACCTCGAGGCCGGGCTGCGCTCCTTCAACCGCCGGATGCCGGAGGAGCACAACCGGGTGATGACCGACCACGCCGCGGACATCTGCCTGGCCCCCACCGAGGTGGCCGTGCAGCACCTGACCGAGGAGGGTCTCAAGGAGCGCGCAGTGCTCGTCGGCGACGTGATGGTGGACGTCTGCTTCCAGGTGCGCGACGCCGTCAAGGACCGTCCGGTGGCCATCGAGGGAATAAACGACGGCGACGAGTTCATCCTCGCCACCATCCACCGCGCCGACAACACCGACGATCCGGCGCGCCTCAAGACCATCCTGGAGAGCCTCGCGTCGCTCCCGGTCAAGACCATCCTCCCGGTGCACCCCCGCCTGCGGGCCAAGGCCGCCGAGTTCGGCCTGGACATCCAGGCCGGCAACCTGGTGGCCGTCGACCCGCTGGCATACCCGGACATGGTCAATGCCGTCGTGAAGTCCGTCGGCGTCGTCACGGATTCGGGCGGCCTGCAGAAGGAGGCCTACCTGCTGGGCGCTCCGTGCACCACGCTGCGTACCGAGACCGAGTGGGTGGAGACGCTGGAGGGTGGCTGGAACATCCTTGATCCGGACCTGACCCGGGTGGCCACCACGGCCGTGCGTCCGCGGCCCACCTCCGATCGTGGTACCCCCTACGGCACGGGTCACGCGGCCGAGGAGGTCGCCAAGGCATTGCAGGCCTACCGCGTCGACGCGGCAGGGAACCTGGTGGGCCCCACGGCGTGA